The following proteins come from a genomic window of Nocardiopsis sp. YSL2:
- a CDS encoding helix-turn-helix domain-containing protein: MRVLAPHLRRPAERPSSLTFLTVEEVAERLRLSKMTVYRMCQSDTIASVRIGRAYRIPIVAVEALEAMAEGSAE; encoded by the coding sequence ATGCGGGTCCTGGCCCCGCACCTGCGCCGCCCGGCCGAGCGGCCCTCGTCGTTGACGTTCCTCACTGTGGAGGAGGTTGCCGAGCGTCTGCGCCTGTCGAAGATGACCGTCTACCGGATGTGCCAGTCCGACACCATCGCCTCGGTCCGCATCGGTCGCGCCTACCGCATCCCGATCGTGGCCGTCGAGGCCCTGGAGGCCATGGCTGAGGGGAGTGCCGAGTGA
- a CDS encoding ATP-binding protein, with translation MSEPTTLTTRGGDLFARLSRIIAERGEDTTPGAVADGPSPDEPGHPEYHHRQRVLSALGRFDAACPPRYTGATTDHPGVLAWADQVAASPTTAPSLLLWGNTGTGKTHAAYAAIRRIALSGPHRFGFIGSTFPDLFAALRPGAGDGLERERRMRRIMTIPLLLLDDLGTASDSVWTEEITYRIVNHRDTHMLPTVFTSNIPPGGLAQVCDDRIASRLLGMTVRYHFDGPDRRTT, from the coding sequence ATGTCTGAACCCACCACCCTGACCACCAGGGGCGGCGACCTGTTCGCCCGCCTGTCCCGGATCATCGCCGAACGCGGCGAGGACACCACACCCGGCGCGGTCGCCGACGGCCCGTCCCCGGACGAGCCCGGCCACCCCGAGTACCACCACCGGCAGCGCGTCCTGTCCGCGCTCGGCCGGTTCGACGCCGCCTGCCCGCCCCGGTACACGGGCGCCACCACCGACCACCCCGGCGTGCTCGCGTGGGCCGACCAGGTCGCCGCCTCACCCACGACCGCGCCGTCGCTGCTGCTGTGGGGCAACACCGGCACCGGCAAGACCCACGCCGCCTACGCCGCGATCCGCCGGATCGCCCTGTCCGGCCCGCACCGGTTCGGATTCATCGGGTCGACGTTCCCCGACCTGTTCGCCGCCCTGCGCCCCGGGGCCGGTGACGGCCTGGAGCGCGAGCGCCGGATGCGCCGCATCATGACGATCCCGCTGCTGCTCCTGGACGACCTGGGCACCGCGAGCGACTCGGTGTGGACCGAGGAGATCACCTACCGGATCGTCAACCACCGCGACACCCACATGCTGCCCACCGTCTTCACCAGCAACATCCCGCCGGGTGGCCTGGCCCAGGTGTGCGACGACCGCATCGCCTCCCGGCTGCTCGGCATGACCGTCCGCTACCACTTCGACGGCCCCGACCGGAGGACGACGTGA